In a genomic window of Nocardia fluminea:
- a CDS encoding ABC transporter ATP-binding protein, translating to MRSDWIRYLTRRCLEHRRLVIVSYTGALAASLLTAALPLVVRHVVDTLSATAASVTPWVVLLLVIGAARFGSSYARRVASSELSLGVQHDLRRDLFAALLRLNGREQAQLRTGQVVSRAITDVTLIQMFLQLIPMIAGNVALLLAVLVLMAVMSPALTVIALVVLPGLWIVTRRSQRQLFPANWDAQARAAEVAMQVEAAVAGVRVVKGFGQEQYELEQLGARARVLYRSRLRVARITSRFTPVVQAVPAAGQALILIVGGLLALRQAITLGTFLAFMTYLGAFVGPVRQFSMLLTVSQQGKASLDRVREVIEAPDDAGAAPGVAGTPDADSSGLGVTEPPVIEFDGVAFGFDATAILKGVDLRIRSGETVAIAGGAGSGKSILVSLLPALLEPDSGAVRFDGIDLRVLPDPRAQVAMVFEDTHLMADSIRANVAYGRPDASDEQVWHALYLAAADEFVTALPQGIDTTIGERGQRLSGGQRQRIALARALLTEAPVLVLDDATSAIDAQVEEQIYRRIGAELRERTTIVVAHRISTLALADRVAVLDGGRVAELGTLRELQQSGELFRALFTPPAVVGIGADPPRDTTPVATEELWVAPEVDSDDDRTMEHLAKAFARRSAGAPAGPGGGMGGGMMASAPPSGDIVALLDRLPPVSGEPEVDPSFSHTPDTAFSLPRLLRPFTWPLLAGLGLVGLDAIAQVLIPFLVRYGIDHGVLAGARDVVIGAAALAIVVVLVDWAISVAQVRVTGRVGERLLYGLRLKTFAHLQRLGLQYYERELGGRIMTRMTTDVDGLSAFLQTGLATALTSTVTIAGVVAALLVIDAELAVVVLVLLPVLGVATVAFRRASVPAYNLARERVSAVNAYLQENVDNITVTQAFRRESVNQNEFERRSWAYRDARLRSQVLMAVFFPCIELMSVIATAAVLAVGVHQVRDDVLTAGTLIAFLLYIELLFAPIQQLSQVFDSYQQAVVGVDRIGDLLRTPVDTPEAVDPLPVTRLDGAIELRSVSFGYSARARTVLDGLDLRIEPGQKVALVGETGAGKSTLVKLLARYYDPTEGAVLVDGVDIRRFRLRDFRKRLGVVPQEPFLFGDTVREAIAYGNPDAEPAEIEWAARAVGAHEMIAALEHGYYQPIGAHGRSLSAGQRQLLALARAQLIDPDILILDEATASLDLATEARVRAAVDVLTAGRTTIVVAHRLATAADADLIVVVGAGELVQIGAHAELVAVDGPYRRLWAAYVGDEAQHISS from the coding sequence ATGAGATCGGATTGGATCCGCTACCTGACCCGTCGCTGTCTCGAGCACCGCAGGCTGGTGATCGTCAGCTACACCGGTGCGCTGGCGGCATCGCTGCTCACCGCGGCGCTGCCGCTGGTGGTGCGGCACGTGGTCGACACGCTCAGTGCCACCGCGGCCTCGGTGACGCCGTGGGTGGTGCTGTTGCTGGTGATCGGGGCGGCCAGGTTCGGGTCGTCCTACGCGCGCCGCGTGGCCTCCTCCGAGCTGTCGCTGGGGGTGCAACACGACCTGCGCCGCGACCTGTTCGCCGCGTTGTTGCGGCTCAACGGGCGTGAGCAGGCACAGTTGCGCACCGGGCAGGTGGTGAGCAGGGCGATCACCGATGTCACGTTGATCCAGATGTTCTTGCAGCTCATCCCGATGATCGCGGGCAATGTGGCCCTGCTGCTCGCGGTGCTGGTGTTGATGGCCGTGATGTCGCCCGCGCTCACCGTGATCGCGCTGGTCGTGCTGCCGGGACTGTGGATCGTCACCCGGCGCAGTCAGCGGCAATTGTTCCCCGCGAACTGGGACGCGCAGGCGCGGGCCGCCGAGGTGGCGATGCAGGTCGAGGCCGCCGTGGCAGGCGTGCGGGTGGTGAAGGGTTTCGGGCAGGAGCAGTACGAGCTGGAACAGCTGGGCGCGCGGGCGCGGGTGCTGTACCGGTCGCGGTTGCGGGTCGCCCGGATCACCAGCCGGTTCACGCCCGTCGTGCAGGCGGTACCCGCGGCGGGGCAGGCGCTGATCCTGATCGTCGGCGGGTTGCTCGCGCTGCGCCAAGCCATCACGCTCGGTACGTTTCTCGCGTTCATGACCTATCTGGGCGCCTTCGTGGGGCCGGTGCGGCAGTTCTCGATGCTGCTGACCGTGAGCCAGCAGGGCAAGGCGTCCCTGGACCGGGTGCGTGAGGTGATCGAAGCGCCGGACGACGCGGGTGCGGCGCCTGGTGTGGCGGGGACACCGGACGCCGACTCGAGTGGTCTCGGCGTCACCGAGCCGCCGGTGATCGAATTCGACGGGGTCGCTTTCGGTTTCGATGCCACAGCCATCCTGAAAGGCGTCGATCTGCGGATCAGGTCGGGCGAGACCGTCGCCATCGCGGGTGGTGCGGGCAGCGGCAAGTCGATTCTGGTGTCGTTGTTACCTGCCCTGCTCGAGCCGGATTCCGGCGCCGTGCGTTTCGACGGTATCGACCTGCGAGTGCTGCCCGATCCGCGCGCGCAGGTGGCGATGGTCTTCGAGGACACGCACCTGATGGCCGATTCGATCCGGGCCAACGTCGCCTACGGCAGACCCGACGCGAGCGACGAACAGGTCTGGCACGCGCTGTATCTGGCCGCGGCCGACGAGTTCGTCACCGCCCTGCCGCAGGGGATCGACACGACCATCGGTGAACGCGGACAACGGCTCTCGGGCGGTCAGCGCCAGCGCATCGCGCTCGCTCGGGCCCTGCTCACCGAGGCGCCGGTCCTGGTGCTCGACGACGCCACCTCCGCCATCGACGCCCAGGTGGAGGAACAGATCTACCGGCGGATCGGCGCCGAACTGCGCGAGCGGACGACCATCGTTGTCGCGCATCGGATCTCGACGTTGGCACTCGCCGATCGGGTCGCGGTTCTCGACGGCGGCCGCGTCGCCGAACTGGGCACACTGCGCGAACTACAGCAGTCCGGTGAGCTGTTCCGCGCCCTGTTCACGCCGCCGGCGGTCGTCGGCATCGGTGCCGATCCCCCTCGCGACACGACTCCGGTCGCCACCGAAGAGCTGTGGGTGGCACCGGAAGTCGACTCCGACGACGACCGCACGATGGAACACCTGGCCAAGGCGTTCGCGCGGCGGTCGGCGGGGGCGCCGGCGGGACCCGGCGGTGGCATGGGCGGGGGCATGATGGCGAGCGCGCCACCCAGCGGCGATATCGTCGCCCTGCTCGACCGCCTGCCACCGGTGTCCGGCGAACCCGAGGTCGACCCGTCGTTCTCGCACACTCCCGACACCGCGTTCTCCCTCCCGCGACTGCTTCGCCCGTTCACCTGGCCGCTGCTCGCCGGCCTCGGTCTGGTCGGGCTCGATGCCATCGCCCAGGTGCTGATCCCGTTTCTGGTGCGCTACGGCATCGATCACGGCGTCCTGGCCGGTGCGCGCGACGTGGTGATCGGCGCGGCCGCGCTGGCGATCGTGGTGGTGCTGGTGGACTGGGCGATCAGCGTCGCCCAGGTGCGCGTCACCGGGCGGGTAGGGGAGCGGTTGCTCTACGGGCTGCGCCTCAAGACCTTCGCCCACCTGCAACGACTCGGCCTGCAGTACTACGAGCGTGAGCTCGGGGGCCGGATCATGACCAGGATGACCACCGACGTGGACGGGCTGTCGGCGTTTCTGCAGACCGGCCTTGCCACCGCGCTCACCAGCACCGTCACCATCGCGGGCGTGGTCGCCGCGCTGCTGGTGATCGACGCCGAGCTGGCCGTGGTCGTGCTCGTGCTGCTGCCGGTGCTCGGCGTGGCGACCGTGGCCTTCCGGCGCGCGTCGGTACCCGCGTACAACCTGGCCAGGGAGCGCGTCAGCGCCGTCAACGCGTATCTGCAGGAGAACGTCGACAACATCACCGTCACCCAGGCGTTCCGCCGGGAGTCGGTGAACCAGAACGAGTTCGAGCGCCGGTCCTGGGCATATCGCGACGCGCGGCTGCGTTCGCAGGTGCTGATGGCGGTGTTCTTCCCCTGCATCGAACTGATGTCGGTGATCGCCACGGCCGCGGTCCTCGCGGTCGGCGTGCACCAGGTTCGCGACGACGTGCTCACCGCGGGCACCCTCATCGCGTTCCTGCTCTACATCGAGTTGCTCTTCGCCCCGATCCAGCAGCTCTCACAGGTGTTCGACAGCTATCAGCAGGCGGTGGTCGGCGTCGACCGCATCGGTGACCTGTTGCGCACCCCGGTCGACACCCCCGAGGCCGTCGATCCGCTTCCGGTGACCCGTCTCGACGGCGCGATCGAACTGCGCTCGGTGAGTTTCGGGTACTCCGCGCGGGCCCGCACCGTGCTCGACGGACTGGATCTGCGGATCGAGCCCGGTCAGAAGGTGGCCCTGGTGGGGGAGACCGGTGCCGGCAAATCGACCCTGGTCAAGCTGCTCGCCAGGTACTACGACCCGACCGAGGGAGCGGTTCTCGTCGACGGTGTCGACATCCGCCGGTTCCGGCTGCGCGACTTCCGCAAGCGTCTCGGTGTCGTCCCGCAGGAGCCGTTCCTGTTCGGCGACACCGTGCGCGAGGCCATCGCCTACGGCAACCCCGACGCCGAGCCCGCCGAGATCGAGTGGGCGGCCCGAGCCGTCGGAGCGCACGAGATGATCGCCGCTCTCGAACACGGCTACTACCAGCCGATCGGGGCGCACGGGCGCAGTCTGTCGGCCGGGCAGCGTCAGCTGCTGGCACTGGCCAGGGCGCAGCTCATCGACCCGGACATCCTCATCCTGGACGAGGCCACCGCCTCGCTGGATCTGGCCACCGAGGCACGGGTGCGTGCCGCGGTCGACGTGCTGACCGCGGGCCGCACCACGATCGTCGTCGCGCACCGGCTCGCCACCGCGGCCGATGCCGATCTGATCGTGGTGGTCGGCGCGGGCGAACTCGTGCAGATCGGCGCCCATGCCGAGCTGGTGGCCGTCGATGGACCGTATCGGCGCCTGTGGGCCGCCTACGTCGGTGACGAAGCTCAGCACATTTCCAGCTAA
- a CDS encoding carboxylesterase/lipase family protein, whose protein sequence is MSIQPEFDPATWAHDADPLAETEYGTVRGTWDGPVAVWRSIPYAAAPAGPARFARPEPPKPWDGVRDCVVFGDIAPQAMGAMVPVDSDLQMGEDCLWVNVWSPRPEPSDDAPRPVMVWVHGGAYCLGTAAQTIYDGRKLAEAGDVVVVSVNYRIGVLGFLDLSSLGEQFAPNLGLRDQLAALTWVRDNIAAFGGDPGNVTLFGESSGAGCVTALLTAPAAAGLFHKAIAQSPPATTVFGQERAAVVGQRYLELLELGPGAANRLLELPIEQLVEVGSVLLDEVPIKEPGRLAAAPVVDGDLLPGYPIDRFQQGLSHRVPLLIGTNRDEASLFRVLRSPIMPVTPDAVNAMLRDVAASHPEMSPERIAEITSAYPDLAKTRGALAMSTDAAFRMPAAWVAEGHAQHSPTWMYRFDYATPMLKAARVGAGHATELPYVFGNFGTLNHDPTFWLGGRKASLAVSGRMQRRWLAFAEHSVPAALDGSKHWPHYRPTARTTLLIDTIDRIVDNPDADLHTAWGDQAVGFS, encoded by the coding sequence ATGAGCATTCAGCCCGAATTCGACCCGGCCACATGGGCCCACGACGCCGACCCACTGGCGGAGACCGAATACGGCACAGTTCGCGGAACCTGGGATGGACCCGTTGCCGTCTGGCGCAGCATTCCCTACGCCGCCGCACCCGCCGGCCCCGCGCGCTTCGCGAGACCCGAACCCCCCAAGCCCTGGGACGGGGTGCGCGACTGCGTGGTCTTCGGGGATATCGCACCGCAGGCCATGGGCGCGATGGTGCCGGTGGATTCCGACCTGCAGATGGGCGAGGACTGTCTGTGGGTCAATGTCTGGTCGCCGCGGCCCGAGCCCAGCGATGACGCGCCGCGTCCGGTGATGGTCTGGGTGCACGGCGGTGCCTACTGCCTCGGCACCGCCGCCCAGACCATCTACGACGGGCGCAAGCTGGCCGAGGCGGGCGACGTGGTGGTCGTCTCGGTGAACTATCGGATCGGGGTGCTCGGTTTCCTCGATCTGTCCTCGCTCGGGGAGCAGTTCGCCCCCAATCTCGGCCTGCGCGATCAGCTCGCCGCACTCACCTGGGTACGCGACAACATCGCCGCGTTCGGCGGTGACCCGGGCAACGTCACCCTCTTCGGCGAGTCCTCCGGCGCGGGATGCGTGACCGCGCTGCTCACCGCGCCCGCGGCCGCCGGCCTGTTCCACAAGGCGATCGCCCAGAGCCCGCCCGCCACCACGGTTTTCGGGCAGGAGCGGGCCGCGGTCGTCGGGCAGCGGTATCTGGAACTGCTCGAACTCGGGCCGGGCGCGGCGAATCGGTTGCTGGAGCTGCCGATCGAACAGCTCGTCGAGGTCGGTTCCGTGCTGCTGGACGAGGTGCCCATCAAGGAACCGGGCAGGCTCGCCGCGGCGCCGGTGGTCGACGGGGATCTGTTGCCGGGCTATCCCATCGACCGATTCCAGCAGGGGCTCTCGCATCGGGTGCCGTTGCTGATCGGCACCAATCGCGATGAGGCGTCGCTGTTTCGGGTGCTGCGCTCACCGATCATGCCGGTGACGCCCGACGCCGTGAACGCCATGCTGCGCGATGTCGCCGCGTCGCATCCCGAGATGTCGCCCGAGCGGATCGCCGAGATCACCTCCGCCTACCCCGATCTCGCCAAGACGAGAGGCGCACTGGCGATGTCGACCGACGCGGCCTTCCGGATGCCCGCGGCCTGGGTCGCCGAAGGGCATGCGCAGCATTCGCCGACCTGGATGTACCGCTTCGACTACGCCACCCCGATGTTGAAGGCCGCCAGGGTAGGAGCCGGCCATGCCACCGAATTGCCGTATGTATTCGGCAATTTCGGCACCTTGAACCACGACCCCACCTTCTGGCTCGGCGGCCGCAAGGCCTCGCTCGCGGTCTCGGGCCGTATGCAGCGCCGCTGGCTGGCCTTCGCCGAACACAGTGTCCCCGCCGCCCTCGACGGCTCCAAACACTGGCCCCACTACCGTCCCACCGCCCGCACCACCCTGCTCATCGACACCATCGACCGCATCGTGGACAACCCCGACGCCGACCTCCACACCGCCTGGGGCGACCAGGCCGTCGGCTTCAGCTAG
- the manB gene encoding mannose-1-phosphate guanylyltransferase → MAGNAGTDAVILVGGQGTRLRPLTLSAPKPMLPTAGLPFLTHLLARIAEAGITHVVLGTSFKAEVFEEHFGDGSELGLDLEYVTETEPLGTGGGIRNVLPKLRADNVMVFNGDVLGGTDLGAILDTHESTNADVTLHLVRVSDPRAFGCVPTDDDGRVTAFLEKTQDPPTDQINAGCYVFRREYIEKIPTGRPVSVEREVFPALLAEGARVQGHVDASYWRDMGTPEDFVRGSADLVRGIAPSPALPGQRGESLVHPGAGVAPGALLIGGTVVGRGAEIGAGARLDGAVIFDGAVVEAGATVERSIIGFGARIGPRALVRDGVIGDGANVGARCELLRGARVWPGVVIPDGGIRFSTDV, encoded by the coding sequence ATGGCAGGCAATGCAGGCACCGACGCGGTCATCCTCGTCGGCGGACAGGGCACGCGGCTGCGGCCGCTCACCCTCTCGGCGCCCAAGCCCATGCTGCCGACGGCCGGGCTGCCGTTCCTGACCCACCTGCTGGCCAGGATCGCCGAGGCCGGGATCACCCATGTGGTGCTCGGCACGTCCTTCAAGGCCGAGGTCTTCGAAGAGCACTTCGGTGACGGCTCCGAACTGGGCCTGGACCTGGAGTACGTGACCGAGACCGAGCCGCTGGGCACCGGTGGCGGCATCCGCAACGTGCTGCCCAAGCTGCGCGCGGACAACGTGATGGTGTTCAACGGCGACGTGCTCGGCGGCACCGATCTCGGTGCGATCCTCGACACCCACGAGTCGACCAACGCCGACGTCACCCTGCACCTGGTCCGGGTCAGCGACCCGCGCGCGTTCGGGTGCGTACCGACCGACGACGACGGCCGCGTCACCGCGTTCCTGGAGAAGACCCAGGATCCGCCGACCGACCAGATCAACGCGGGTTGCTACGTGTTCCGCCGCGAGTACATCGAGAAGATCCCCACGGGTCGCCCGGTCTCGGTGGAGCGCGAGGTCTTCCCCGCGCTCCTGGCCGAGGGCGCCCGCGTCCAGGGCCACGTCGACGCCTCCTACTGGCGCGACATGGGCACCCCGGAGGACTTCGTCCGCGGCTCCGCCGACCTGGTCCGCGGTATCGCTCCCTCCCCGGCCCTGCCCGGCCAGCGCGGCGAGTCCCTCGTCCACCCCGGCGCGGGTGTGGCACCGGGCGCGCTGCTCATCGGCGGGACCGTGGTCGGGCGCGGCGCCGAGATCGGCGCGGGTGCGCGACTGGACGGCGCGGTGATCTTCGACGGCGCGGTCGTCGAGGCGGGCGCGACCGTCGAACGCTCGATCATCGGCTTCGGTGCCCGCATCGGCCCCCGCGCGCTGGTGCGCGACGGCGTGATCGGCGACGGCGCCAATGTCGGCGCCCGCTGCGAGCTCCTGCGTGGCGCCCGCGTGTGGCCCGGCGTGGTCATCCCCGACGGCGGCATCCGCTTCTCCACCGACGTCTGA